CCGACGACCCCACCTCCACCGCGGAGCCGGCCGACGCGATGCCGTGGGACAGCGACGTGCTCGCGGGCCCGGTCGCGACCGAGGAGGACGACGAGGCCGTGCTGGTGGACGACGAGGTCGTGGGCGTGGAAGACCTGGGGGATTCCACCTCGCAGACGGGGCTCTCCGATCACTTCGCCGCCGCCGCGGATGCGGAATCCGAAGACGGGATCCAGCCCGCGGAAGGGCTGGTGCCCGTCGGTGACTTCGGGATGGTGGATGCGCGCGGCGACGACGCTTCAGCGGAGCAGCACTCCGCGTCCGCCTCGTCCGACAATCCCAGCGCGGCCGCCTTCACGGAGGTCGCGGAGCGTCTGGAAGGCATCGCGCGGGCGCTGCGGGAGCGGCCGGGCGAGCTGCTGGCGGGGGGCTCGGGCGACGCGCTGGAGCTGCTCGTCACCGGCTTCGTGCTGGGTTACACGCAGCGCGCGGGGCGCTAGGCGGGAGACGGTCGCGGTTGACCGCCCCCAGCCGCTGGCTTAGCTTTTCGGGGCTGGTTCCGGCCGAATGCTGGCCGGGTCGCCCTCGTAGCTCAGGTGGATAGAGCACCAGATTCCTAATCTGGGGGTCGCGCGTTCGAGTCGCGCCGGGGGCATGGGGCAACAGGAGAAGCTCAGCGGAATTCCGCTGGGCTTCTCTTCATTTCGCCTAGGGTTGCCATGCGCGTGACAGTATTGGCGCGACGTGCCCACGAGGCGGACTGCTTCATCCGCTAGTCGTCATCTGGAATGAAAGTCCGAAGGGAAAGGGTCTGCGGATCTGATGCTCTGGGTTATCGTGCCGAACCATGCCAACGGACCGGGGCGGCGGAGTCTCCGCCCCGGTCCGTCCTGTGCCGCCAGGTCTACGGCTGAAGGTACACGTAGCCCGCGATCCCCGCGCTCACGTAGGCATATGCCGAGATGGCATTCTGCGCCTCCGCTGCCGAGAGGGTGTAGAAGATGTCGGCGTTACGCGAACTGTACAGCCGGTACATCGGCACCGTGTTGGCAAGCTGCGAGGTGGCGATGTAGCCCATCCGGCCTTCGTTGGTCCGCCCCTCGCACCCGAGATCGGTGGACAGGAAGTGATCACCGGTGCTCCGCGTATAACAGCGGTACAATGCAACGTGGCCCACCGTCGGGGCGACCGGCAGGTAGAAGTAGTTCTGAGCCTCCATCCGGTAGCCCCACTGCGTACCCTCGTTGGGTGTCAGGCCGTAGAGGTGATCCCCGTTCTGCTGGCTGAACATGCGGTGCAGCGGTACCCGGGTGCTCCCATTGAAGGACGTGAACAGCAGCAGGTTCGGGGTACCAGACGGTAAGCTGAGGAGCTGTCCGGCGGTAGCGTTCCCGGTTATCGCAGCACTCACGGCAGTTGGACTGGCGAAAGGGTTGGCCTGGAGGAAGAGAGCGGCTGCGCCCGAGACGTGCGGCGCGGCCATCGACGTGCCCGAGATGGTGTTGGTGCCGCTGTAGAGCCACGCCGAGGTGATCGCGGTTCCGGGGGCGTTCAGGTCCACACAGCCGCCGAAGTTGGAGTATCCTGCGAACTGATCGTTCGTTTGGGTCGCGCCCACGGTAATCGCCGCGCCGACTCGCGCAGGGGAGAAGCTGCACGCGTTGGTGGCCGAATTCCCGGCTGAGACCACCACCGTTACGCCAGCGTTGATCAGGCTCGAAAGTGCCGCGTCATACGCCGCCGACGCCGGACCACCAGAGGAGATGTTTGCGACCGCTGGAGACGCGTGGTGCGTGCGCACCCAGTTGATCCCTGCGATAGCGTCGGACGCGAACCCGCTCCCCCCGCAGCTGAAGATACGCACGCTCACCAGGGTGGCAGCTTTCGCCACGCCGAAGGTGCTGCCGCCGATGGTGCCCGCTACGTGAGTGCCGTGGCCGTTGCAGTCCTGCCCATTGCCTCCCAGCACGTCGAATCCCACGCTCGCCCGTCCGCCGAACTCCGGATGGGACGTCTGTATCCCCGTGTCGACTACGTATACGGTCACGCCCTGCCCGGTCTGAGTATATGTGTAGGTGCCATTAAGCGGGAGCAGCCGTTGATCCACGCGGTCGAGGCCCCAGGTAGCGCCCGTCTGCCCGGTCTGGTCCGTGTTGATCGGCTGGTCGGTTTCCACGGAGGCAACCCGGAAGTCGCTCTCGATCTGGGTGGCGGCGCCTTCAGGGAGGTCGGCCGCGAAACCGCGGATGGCGTCGGACCACGTGTACACGATCTCGCCGCCGGTGGTGGAGACCAGCTCATACGCCACTGCCTCCGGACTCTCCTCCCCATCCTGCAGCACGACGATGTACCGCCCGGCTGGCGAGGACACTGGATCGACTGGCCCGTCGGGCACCAGCGGCCCCACCGGTTCATCGATGCTGGTTATCGTGCGCGGACGATGCGGCGTAGTAGGGTCGCCGGTGCAGCCCACGGCCGCCAGCAGCAGACTGACGATGAGTGCGGAGCGGAGGTGTTGCTGAAGCATCGAAACGATCTCCTGGACCCAGCGATGAGGAACGTGCCGGGCGCCGGCTGGGGTTGGGAGTGCCCGGACAGTGCGGCGGGAAGTAGCCGTGCGGCATAATATGTCGCAATGTGCACTTATAACAAGAATGGTGTATTTGTATCTGGACACTAAAGTGTTTTGAGCGCGTGAGCGCGCCTGCATGTGAGCGCCCCGATCTCCGCACACATCCAGATGCGTGGGATCCCATTCATACTGTTGGTAAACATTGGTTTAGCAGATTTGACAGCGGCGCGTCCGCGGGTATTTTTCGCCGAGTCCTAGGACCTCTTCGTCTTCCCTGCTGGTCAGATGCATTCTCCGAACGAATCATCCCGCGGGGCCACACGGCCGCTGCGGTCGTTGCTGCTCTATCCACTCCTGGTGGGAGTGCCCGTGCTTGGCGTCGCGGGCGTGCTGCGCGCGGGTGCGTACATCGAGCCGCCTGCGGCAGTGGGCGGGCGCTGGTCCGTCCGCGCCGACGGTCCTGCATCCGCCGGGTCCAGTTGCGGGCCCCGCCTGGAGACGATCGCCAGGTCCGGCATCACGATCTCTCAATCGGGCCCGCACGTCTCGGTGGATGTCGGTGAGGGGCGCGCCTTCGCTGGGTTGCTCTCCGGCGACAGCATCGCCGCGCTTGCCGCCGCCCCGGCCGACGC
This region of Longimicrobiaceae bacterium genomic DNA includes:
- a CDS encoding S8 family serine peptidase — encoded protein: MLQQHLRSALIVSLLLAAVGCTGDPTTPHRPRTITSIDEPVGPLVPDGPVDPVSSPAGRYIVVLQDGEESPEAVAYELVSTTGGEIVYTWSDAIRGFAADLPEGAATQIESDFRVASVETDQPINTDQTGQTGATWGLDRVDQRLLPLNGTYTYTQTGQGVTVYVVDTGIQTSHPEFGGRASVGFDVLGGNGQDCNGHGTHVAGTIGGSTFGVAKAATLVSVRIFSCGGSGFASDAIAGINWVRTHHASPAVANISSGGPASAAYDAALSSLINAGVTVVVSAGNSATNACSFSPARVGAAITVGATQTNDQFAGYSNFGGCVDLNAPGTAITSAWLYSGTNTISGTSMAAPHVSGAAALFLQANPFASPTAVSAAITGNATAGQLLSLPSGTPNLLLFTSFNGSTRVPLHRMFSQQNGDHLYGLTPNEGTQWGYRMEAQNYFYLPVAPTVGHVALYRCYTRSTGDHFLSTDLGCEGRTNEGRMGYIATSQLANTVPMYRLYSSRNADIFYTLSAAEAQNAISAYAYVSAGIAGYVYLQP